The sequence GCCGCCGGCAACGACGGCACCGGCGCGGTTAACGCCATCGACCGTATCGTTCGTGGCTTTCCGTTGAAGAAGGTTGCCGAACCGGTGATCGCCAAGGAAAAAACGACATCGGAAGATTTAGCGAGATGTGTAGAACTGGGGATGACATTGGCGGCGGGACTTTCGGTCGGGATTTTTTAATACTCGTCGATGAGAGAGTAAAAAATAGAAGCGCAGCGTGTTAGCGTTGGCGATATTAAACAACGCGCATTTACAACCGATAACTCAAACAAATCGCGCCGGCCGCGATCACGACGCAGGCACCAAGCCTGCGCCACGTCAACGTCTCACCGAGAAACATCCGACCGATCAGCGCGGCGAAGGCGATACTGGTCTCACGCAACGCCGATACCGGGCCCATCGGGCTTTGTGTCATCGCCCAAATGACAATGCCATAGGTGAGCAACGACAACACTCCGCCGCCGGTGGCTTTGATCGTCGCCGGCGAACCAAGCGGAATGACCAATCGCCGGCGCGCTGCCAAAAACGCCAGTACCATCAAGATTCCATAGAGCACGAAGATCCACGCCGAGTAAGCGTACGAGTTGCCGGCAAGACGCGCGCCCATACCGTCGGTGATGGTGTAGCTGGCGATAAACAATCCGGTAACGAGCGCCGAACCGACGGCGCGGGCGTGGCGATGCGCGTGCGCCATGCTGAGAATGCCGAGCGACACCAAAAACACGCCGAACCACGCGGCGGTACTCAACTGATCACCGGCGAGCACCGCGCCGCCAATCGTCACCAGCAACGGCGACGACC comes from Gammaproteobacteria bacterium and encodes:
- a CDS encoding EamA family transporter; translation: MMPVVVGAVLCAAALHATWNAMLRSGADPFWTITVMSIVTMIVGIPMVLVLPLPLPASWPYLGLSSVLQTCYCLFLVRAYGHGEFSEVYPIARGSSPLLVTIGGAVLAGDQLSTAAWFGVFLVSLGILSMAHAHRHARAVGSALVTGLFIASYTITDGMGARLAGNSYAYSAWIFVLYGILMVLAFLAARRRLVIPLGSPATIKATGGGVLSLLTYGIVIWAMTQSPMGPVSALRETSIAFAALIGRMFLGETLTWRRLGACVVIAAGAICLSYRL